A single window of Synechococcus sp. C9 DNA harbors:
- a CDS encoding DUF4349 domain-containing protein — MKPLWITLVLAILTGCTAVQPEVAQESTAPVTQAEALSATQVAKTVDTAKIQPQLAKTAQISLEVDNMDKSAQQAVGWTRQAGGEVLNLTDNGMKGEVRRLSLEVQVPAPQLDAVLAQFSTLGKLESREVTAEDVSNQLVDVGARLRNLRKSEELLLKIMERSGSVGDVLKVTQELSQVREQIEQWEAQRVNLLNRVRFSRIRLNLTSPLAATPGRSIPERLGETWQQATSTLGNITLGLVQLALWLLVFSPYLLVVGLVGWLVRRRWRASRP, encoded by the coding sequence ATGAAACCCCTCTGGATAACTTTGGTGTTAGCCATTCTCACCGGCTGTACGGCGGTTCAACCGGAGGTTGCCCAGGAATCCACTGCCCCGGTCACCCAAGCGGAAGCCCTCTCCGCCACCCAGGTTGCCAAAACGGTGGATACGGCTAAAATCCAGCCCCAACTGGCGAAAACTGCCCAAATATCCCTGGAAGTGGACAATATGGACAAGAGTGCCCAGCAAGCCGTTGGTTGGACACGCCAAGCGGGGGGGGAGGTGCTGAACTTGACGGATAACGGGATGAAGGGGGAGGTGCGCCGTTTGAGCTTGGAGGTGCAGGTGCCCGCGCCCCAACTGGATGCGGTGTTGGCTCAATTCAGCACGCTGGGCAAGCTGGAAAGCCGGGAGGTCACCGCCGAGGATGTCAGCAACCAACTGGTGGATGTGGGAGCCAGATTGCGGAATTTGCGTAAATCGGAAGAATTGCTCTTGAAAATCATGGAGCGCTCCGGTTCGGTGGGGGATGTGCTGAAAGTTACCCAGGAATTGAGCCAAGTGCGGGAACAGATTGAGCAGTGGGAAGCACAACGGGTGAATTTGCTCAACCGCGTCCGTTTTTCCCGCATTCGCCTAAATTTGACCAGCCCGCTGGCGGCAACCCCTGGTCGTTCTATCCCTGAGCGGTTGGGGGAAACCTGGCAACAGGCGACGAGTACCCTGGGCAATATCACCCTGGGTTTGGTGCAATTGGCTTTGTGGTTGCTCGTATTTAGCCCTTACCTTTTGGTGGTGGGGCTGGTGGGGTGGCTGGTGCGACGGCGTTGGCGCGCTTCCCGCCCCTGA
- a CDS encoding TrkH family potassium uptake protein: protein MTPARTICLGFLLVIGVGTLLLWLPLSTQAPGWDSLWTALFTATSAVCVTGLSVVDVGTHYSFWGQLILLLLVQIGGLGYMTSMTLLMLLLGRRFRLKDKLAVQQALDQTGMGGIRGLLRSILLATGILEFLGGLALMAFFVPRFGFWGGLWHSIFHSISAFNNAGFSLFSNSFMSYFNAPLLVFTTTVLIILGGIGYQVLLEFYLRLTCKHPERFTFSLNTKVVVSTTLVLLGVGTVAFWLIEGNNPDTLGRMNLGEQFLAAWFQSVTTRTAGFNTIDIGKMTATGLFFTIVLMFIGASPGGTGGGIKTTTLRVLLRATRAILRGHEEVIIYEREIPPILIYKAIAVLVGSMSLVLLMLTLISITEAEHGFTFLQLFFEVVSAFATVGLSTGITGGLTLSGKLLIILTMYAGRVGVLLLMAALFREPRPLRTHYPEETFLVG, encoded by the coding sequence ATGACCCCCGCCCGTACGATTTGTCTCGGTTTTCTTCTGGTGATTGGGGTGGGAACCCTGTTGTTGTGGTTGCCCCTGTCCACCCAGGCACCGGGCTGGGATTCCCTATGGACGGCTTTATTTACCGCCACATCGGCGGTGTGCGTCACCGGCTTGTCCGTGGTGGATGTGGGCACCCATTACTCCTTCTGGGGACAGTTGATCCTGCTTTTGTTAGTACAAATTGGCGGGTTGGGCTACATGACCTCCATGACCCTATTGATGTTGTTATTAGGGCGACGGTTTCGTTTGAAGGATAAATTGGCGGTGCAACAGGCTTTGGATCAAACGGGAATGGGTGGCATCCGCGGACTCCTGCGTTCCATTCTCCTGGCAACCGGGATATTGGAATTTTTGGGTGGGTTAGCGTTGATGGCATTTTTTGTGCCAAGATTTGGATTTTGGGGCGGTCTGTGGCACAGCATTTTTCATAGTATTAGTGCATTTAATAATGCGGGATTTAGTTTGTTTTCTAATAGTTTCATGAGTTATTTTAATGCACCTCTGTTAGTATTTACAACAACGGTTTTGATTATTTTAGGGGGGATTGGCTATCAAGTCTTGCTGGAATTTTACTTAAGGCTCACCTGCAAACATCCAGAACGGTTTACCTTTAGTCTGAATACGAAAGTAGTGGTGAGTACGACCCTAGTGCTTTTGGGGGTCGGAACCGTAGCGTTTTGGTTGATTGAGGGGAATAATCCCGATACCCTGGGGCGGATGAATTTAGGGGAACAGTTTTTGGCGGCTTGGTTCCAATCGGTTACAACCAGAACGGCGGGTTTTAATACCATTGATATTGGCAAAATGACGGCGACCGGTTTATTTTTTACGATTGTTTTGATGTTTATTGGGGCGAGTCCTGGGGGCACCGGCGGGGGGATTAAAACGACAACCTTACGGGTGTTATTGCGGGCAACCCGGGCGATTTTACGGGGGCATGAGGAGGTGATTATTTACGAACGGGAAATTCCCCCCATTTTGATTTATAAAGCAATTGCCGTATTGGTGGGTTCCATGAGTTTGGTACTGCTGATGCTGACCTTGATTTCAATTACGGAAGCGGAACATGGATTTACTTTTTTGCAATTATTCTTTGAGGTGGTTTCCGCCTTTGCGACGGTGGGACTTTCGACGGGGATTACCGGTGGTTTAACCCTATCAGGAAAGCTATTGATTATTCTCACCATGTATGCGGGGCGGGTGGGGGTATTATTACTGATGGCGGCTCTGTTTCGAGAACCCCGTCCCCTGCGTACCCATTACCCAGAGGAGACTTTTTTGGTAGGGTAA
- a CDS encoding TrkA family potassium uptake protein yields the protein MQAFWNRRRQHSQQFAVIGLGRFGRSVCRTLKSMGCEVLGVDKDEHLVASVSDEAVVDHAVELDSTDPGALKDAGLFEFETVIVAIGNFIQESVVTTLNLKEGNVANIIAKASTDIHGRLLEKVGATKVVYPEKQMGEHLARSLVRPNIIERLELDPENSIVEVRVPEAFVGKSIVDLRLRNEYGISVIALGRQGSHFEINPNPTAPLEAGMMMWVIGSNQALNKITDLGR from the coding sequence ATGCAGGCTTTTTGGAACCGGCGTCGCCAACACAGCCAGCAATTTGCGGTGATTGGTTTGGGTCGCTTTGGGCGGTCGGTCTGCCGGACATTGAAAAGTATGGGCTGTGAAGTCCTGGGGGTGGATAAGGATGAACACCTGGTGGCGTCTGTTTCCGATGAGGCGGTGGTGGATCATGCGGTGGAACTGGATAGCACGGACCCAGGCGCTTTGAAGGATGCGGGTTTATTTGAATTTGAAACGGTGATTGTGGCGATTGGAAATTTTATCCAGGAAAGTGTGGTCACCACCTTGAATTTGAAGGAAGGGAATGTTGCCAATATCATCGCCAAGGCTTCCACGGATATTCACGGTCGTTTGTTAGAAAAAGTAGGGGCAACCAAAGTGGTTTATCCTGAGAAACAAATGGGAGAACATCTGGCTCGTTCGTTGGTGCGTCCCAATATCATTGAACGGTTGGAACTTGACCCGGAAAATAGCATTGTGGAGGTGCGGGTACCGGAGGCATTTGTGGGCAAAAGTATTGTGGATTTGCGACTCAGAAATGAATACGGTATTAGCGTGATTGCCCTGGGTCGCCAGGGGTCCCATTTTGAGATCAATCCCAACCCCACGGCGCCGTTGGAAGCGGGGATGATGATGTGGGTGATTGGCAGTAACCAAGCCCTAAATAAAATTACGGATTTGGGGCGATGA
- a CDS encoding type III pantothenate kinase, with product MNVLGLIAGNSRYHWGWWRNGQLKRTWHTPWHSPTTTWVQNHCVWPVYGVSPVPAQVQMWQTYPHVQVITLSDIPLPGVYPTLGVDRALAAWGARRFYGTPVLVIDAGTAISISAVDAQGQFMGGAILPGLTLQCKGLHQGTGALPLVNWPETLPPVWAKDTVQAMQGGMAYTLLAGLRFYLRQWAGKVVITGGDGAWLWRHLQDEAMNLIWEPDLLLRALGELIPWTENIHITAGASWRGSIPCPIHIRGDRNT from the coding sequence GTGAATGTCCTGGGGCTGATCGCCGGAAATAGCCGTTATCACTGGGGTTGGTGGCGCAACGGGCAATTAAAACGCACCTGGCACACCCCTTGGCATAGTCCCACCACGACTTGGGTACAAAACCATTGCGTTTGGCCGGTCTATGGGGTCTCCCCGGTGCCAGCGCAGGTGCAGATGTGGCAGACCTATCCCCATGTGCAAGTAATTACTTTGTCAGACATTCCCTTGCCAGGGGTTTATCCGACCTTAGGGGTGGACCGGGCGTTGGCGGCCTGGGGTGCCCGTCGGTTCTACGGGACGCCGGTGCTGGTGATTGATGCGGGGACGGCGATTAGCATTAGTGCGGTGGATGCTCAGGGGCAGTTCATGGGCGGGGCGATTCTGCCAGGTTTGACATTACAATGTAAAGGTCTGCATCAGGGGACAGGGGCGTTACCCTTGGTGAACTGGCCGGAGACCTTACCCCCCGTGTGGGCAAAGGATACGGTGCAGGCGATGCAAGGCGGGATGGCTTATACACTCCTGGCGGGCTTGCGGTTTTACCTGCGGCAATGGGCTGGCAAGGTGGTGATCACTGGGGGCGATGGGGCATGGTTGTGGCGACATCTGCAGGACGAAGCCATGAACCTGATCTGGGAACCGGATTTATTGTTGCGTGCCCTGGGGGAGTTAATTCCCTGGACGGAAAATATTCACATAACCGCCGGGGCAAGTTGGCGGGGTTCCATCCCCTGCCCCATTCACATTCGGGGCGACCGAAATACCTGA
- a CDS encoding type IV pilin-like G/H family protein, whose translation MSTLLLLRYLRTQQRQRIGNGGFTLVELLVVVVIIGILAAIALPSFLAQSAKAKQSEAQVTLNAWIKGQQLYRYEYGHFAKFNSLPIGMPADTKNYNYVGGGGDEDVNQDFVTLTPFTKDSALKRYSAGVEWDVLEVTLPDGTTERKSIDAPVLCESIAPSSGISVAPNVNGAGDGTPPTCPGGYVNIFRPGN comes from the coding sequence ATGTCCACCCTTCTCCTCCTACGGTATCTGCGCACCCAACAGCGTCAGCGGATTGGTAACGGCGGCTTTACGCTGGTTGAACTTTTGGTGGTGGTGGTAATTATTGGGATTTTGGCGGCCATTGCCCTACCCTCGTTTTTAGCCCAGTCGGCGAAAGCCAAACAATCCGAGGCGCAGGTAACGCTCAACGCCTGGATCAAGGGGCAACAGCTCTATCGCTATGAATACGGTCATTTTGCGAAATTTAACAGTTTACCCATAGGTATGCCTGCGGATACCAAAAACTACAACTATGTAGGTGGCGGCGGGGACGAAGACGTGAATCAAGATTTTGTGACCTTGACGCCTTTCACGAAAGACTCGGCGCTCAAGCGATATTCAGCGGGGGTCGAGTGGGATGTGCTGGAGGTGACCTTGCCCGATGGCACAACGGAGCGGAAGTCTATAGATGCGCCGGTTTTGTGTGAAAGCATTGCCCCTAGTTCAGGTATTTCGGTCGCCCCGAATGTGAATGGGGCAGGGGATGGAACCCCGCCAACTTGCCCCGGCGGTTATGTGAATATTTTCCGTCCAGGGAATTAA
- a CDS encoding transposase, with protein sequence MLLAFKTELDLNNKQRTLASQHAGVARHAYNWGLAVCKKAIEEKQKVPTAIDLHKRLVAEVKKENPWYYQCSKCAPQQALRNLEAGFKSWCKGERKFPVFKKRGRRDSFYLEGRTRISGNKIKVPIFGWLKCHEQLPAVCPKNVTISRQADRWFISFTFEAPEPELPEKEEEVVGVDLGINNLAACSNGKVFANPKPYRRAKKRLKRLQRQVSRKKKGSQNRKKAVKRVAKVHKRIADIRKDNLHKITTYLTRKHRVVVVENLNVSGMLKNHKLASSIADCGFYEFKRQLEYKAKLYACQLVVVDRFYPSSQLCSRCGHQQKIPLSQRVFSCESCSLEEIDRDLNSYVYSTL encoded by the coding sequence GTGTTGTTAGCTTTCAAAACAGAGCTAGACCTGAATAACAAGCAAAGAACCTTGGCAAGCCAACACGCTGGGGTAGCCAGACACGCTTACAACTGGGGTTTAGCGGTCTGCAAAAAGGCAATAGAGGAAAAGCAAAAGGTTCCCACGGCTATAGATTTGCATAAGCGGTTGGTTGCGGAGGTTAAGAAGGAAAATCCTTGGTACTACCAATGTTCTAAATGCGCCCCACAGCAAGCTTTACGAAACTTAGAGGCAGGTTTTAAGAGTTGGTGTAAGGGTGAGAGAAAATTCCCTGTATTCAAGAAAAGGGGCAGACGAGATAGTTTCTATTTAGAGGGGCGCACGAGAATTTCTGGGAACAAAATCAAGGTTCCCATCTTTGGGTGGTTAAAATGCCATGAGCAGTTGCCAGCGGTATGCCCTAAGAACGTAACCATCAGTCGTCAAGCCGACCGTTGGTTTATCTCTTTTACGTTTGAAGCTCCTGAGCCAGAACTACCAGAGAAAGAAGAAGAAGTTGTCGGGGTTGATTTAGGCATTAACAACCTCGCCGCTTGTTCTAATGGGAAAGTCTTTGCTAACCCTAAGCCCTACCGAAGAGCGAAGAAGCGCTTAAAGCGGTTGCAAAGGCAGGTAAGCCGGAAGAAAAAAGGCTCGCAGAACCGGAAGAAAGCGGTCAAGCGGGTGGCAAAAGTTCATAAAAGAATTGCAGACATCAGGAAAGACAATCTGCACAAGATTACTACTTACTTAACCCGAAAACACCGGGTGGTGGTAGTTGAGAACCTGAATGTATCAGGTATGCTCAAGAACCATAAGTTAGCGAGTAGTATCGCTGACTGCGGTTTTTATGAGTTCAAGCGACAGCTAGAGTACAAAGCCAAACTCTACGCCTGTCAGTTGGTGGTGGTGGATAGGTTCTATCCGTCCAGCCAGCTGTGTTCTCGCTGTGGTCATCAACAAAAGATACCGCTGAGCCAAAGGGTGTTTAGTTGTGAAAGTTGCAGTTTAGAGGAGATAGATCGCGACTTAAATTCTTATGTATACTCCACGTTGTAA
- a CDS encoding polysaccharide deacetylase family protein, translating into MARGGDSGGGSDCPGERAGGAGDGGLNPGAPLQNWRYIVQWGRVLGHDSLTQFFMVKAKGRIQRKRSLWPPLVAGLGVGALVGVAAVLVLNPERWGSLWAGQSVDSKSEDCTAGALTELDMLTCWHLPMTQTMTQQRWDAVTFAANLGDSLIPFVRQAPWPEIAAAAKTARVPVLMYHDILPEKQVFFDVTPQEFADHLQLIQERGLTPVSLDALVTHLRTGLPLPPKPILLTFDDGYAGHYEYVYPLLKKYNYPAAFSIYTQGVGQTAGRPKVTWAQLREMAQDPLVTITSHSVTHPLDLRPLSDSDLERELSESKQILERELGKPVHYFTYPVGHYDDRVKAATQKAGYVAAFTMRNGEEFYAGQSGDLLTIERFGQSRLASLVDTVWGGAAPAAPLAGVDFSAPIALQRTTIDGVDLVLVSGGRPVTYHADSRYQVEEFLQKEPRATAVVDGGFFSLESLTSNVMIGPVYAQNTRQFIPGGNGDNPKLKGRPLVVITPKTVQFLPFDPLQHNTLAGVQAQVPGVTDLFVASAWLVKDGQPRDTASFGTLYGFDAERHRAFWGLNQSGQPMIGISTNRVDSVRLGRVLAQAGFREAVMLDSGASAALAYQGKRYTYYEPRPTPHAVLLLPPGTP; encoded by the coding sequence GTGGCAAGGGGTGGGGATAGCGGCGGTGGGTCGGATTGCCCAGGTGAGCGAGCGGGGGGCGCAGGTGACGGCGGGCTAAATCCCGGTGCCCCTTTGCAGAACTGGCGGTACATCGTACAATGGGGGCGGGTTCTGGGTCATGATTCTCTCACGCAGTTTTTTATGGTCAAAGCGAAGGGTCGAATCCAGCGGAAACGTTCCCTTTGGCCTCCCCTGGTGGCGGGTTTGGGGGTGGGTGCTTTGGTGGGGGTGGCGGCGGTACTGGTGCTCAACCCGGAACGCTGGGGTTCCCTCTGGGCGGGGCAATCCGTTGACAGTAAGAGTGAAGATTGTACAGCGGGGGCATTAACCGAGTTGGATATGCTCACCTGCTGGCACCTGCCCATGACCCAAACCATGACCCAACAACGGTGGGATGCGGTTACCTTTGCGGCGAATTTGGGGGACTCCCTTATCCCTTTTGTCCGGCAAGCCCCCTGGCCGGAGATAGCGGCGGCGGCGAAAACCGCTCGGGTGCCGGTGCTGATGTACCACGATATTCTGCCGGAGAAACAGGTTTTTTTTGATGTCACCCCCCAGGAATTTGCAGACCATTTGCAATTGATCCAAGAACGGGGGTTAACGCCGGTGAGTTTGGATGCGCTGGTCACCCATTTGCGCACCGGTTTACCCCTGCCCCCCAAGCCGATTTTGCTGACTTTTGATGACGGGTATGCGGGGCATTATGAGTACGTTTATCCCCTGTTGAAAAAGTACAATTACCCGGCGGCGTTTTCCATTTACACCCAGGGGGTTGGGCAAACGGCGGGGCGACCCAAGGTGACCTGGGCGCAGTTGCGGGAGATGGCGCAAGACCCCTTGGTGACGATTACCTCCCACAGCGTCACCCATCCCTTGGATTTGCGTCCCTTGAGCGATAGCGACCTGGAGCGGGAATTGAGCGAATCGAAGCAAATTTTGGAGCGGGAATTGGGCAAACCGGTTCATTATTTCACCTATCCGGTGGGGCATTATGACGACCGGGTGAAGGCGGCTACCCAAAAGGCGGGCTATGTGGCGGCGTTTACGATGCGGAATGGAGAGGAATTTTATGCGGGGCAATCGGGGGACCTGCTGACCATTGAGCGGTTTGGGCAATCCCGTTTGGCGAGTTTGGTGGATACGGTCTGGGGAGGGGCGGCACCGGCGGCTCCCTTGGCGGGGGTGGATTTTAGCGCACCCATTGCCCTGCAACGCACGACCATTGACGGGGTGGATTTGGTGCTGGTCAGCGGCGGGCGGCCGGTCACCTACCATGCGGATTCCCGTTACCAGGTGGAGGAATTTTTGCAGAAGGAACCCCGGGCGACGGCGGTGGTGGATGGGGGGTTTTTCTCCCTGGAATCCCTGACGTCCAATGTGATGATTGGGCCGGTGTACGCCCAAAATACCCGGCAATTTATCCCCGGCGGCAATGGGGACAATCCCAAGCTGAAGGGGCGACCCTTGGTGGTGATTACGCCCAAGACGGTGCAATTTTTGCCCTTTGACCCTCTGCAACACAACACCTTGGCAGGGGTGCAGGCGCAGGTGCCGGGGGTCACGGATTTGTTTGTGGCTTCTGCCTGGTTGGTCAAGGACGGACAGCCCCGGGATACCGCCAGTTTTGGGACGTTGTATGGCTTTGATGCCGAGCGTCACCGGGCGTTCTGGGGGTTGAACCAGAGCGGCCAGCCCATGATTGGCATTTCCACCAATCGGGTGGATTCGGTGCGGCTGGGGCGGGTGTTGGCGCAGGCGGGATTTCGGGAGGCGGTGATGTTGGATTCGGGGGCCAGTGCCGCCTTAGCTTACCAGGGGAAACGGTACACGTACTACGAACCCCGTCCCACGCCCCATGCGGTGTTACTTTTGCCCCCTGGTACCCCGTGA
- the chrA gene encoding chromate efflux transporter produces the protein MTPRLLELAQVFLRLGTVAFGGPAAHTALMQKEVVEERRWLEAAEFLDLMGAVNLIPGPNSTEMAILVGLRRAGWAGLGVAGVCFILPAFLITTLVAWGYREWGTLPQVAPLLVGIKPVTVVLILDAGWRLGQKAVKSSLLLWVGVGVIILSWLGVGEVLALLAGGLLGILVRRPPQPTQGAGWPWLGFPVGVAAMPGAELPAPNLGLLALFFLKVGAVLFGGGYLLIAFIENDLVNRYGWLTQQQLLDAIAVGQFTPGPVSSTASFIGFQIAGWAGAVVSTVAIFLPSFVFVALLHPILLWCRRTAWTGAFLDGLNVGAVALIGVVAVRLGWQMGVGSFTMTVGQGVWVLGIAILSGILLFRGWVAAPWLIGLGAVLGVLGYGLGIITP, from the coding sequence ATGACCCCACGTCTGTTGGAACTAGCCCAGGTCTTTCTGCGTTTGGGAACCGTGGCGTTTGGTGGACCGGCGGCGCATACGGCGTTGATGCAAAAAGAGGTGGTGGAGGAGCGTCGGTGGTTGGAGGCGGCGGAATTTTTGGACTTGATGGGGGCGGTCAATCTCATCCCTGGTCCCAATTCTACGGAAATGGCGATTTTGGTGGGGTTGCGCCGGGCGGGTTGGGCGGGGTTAGGGGTGGCGGGGGTGTGTTTTATCCTGCCAGCATTTCTGATCACCACCCTGGTTGCCTGGGGGTACCGGGAATGGGGGACATTGCCCCAGGTGGCACCGTTGCTGGTGGGGATTAAGCCGGTGACGGTGGTGTTGATTCTGGATGCGGGCTGGCGGTTGGGGCAAAAGGCGGTGAAAAGCTCCCTCCTGCTGTGGGTGGGGGTGGGGGTGATTATTTTATCCTGGCTGGGGGTCGGGGAAGTGCTGGCACTGCTGGCGGGGGGACTGCTGGGGATTTTGGTACGGCGACCTCCGCAACCAACCCAGGGGGCTGGGTGGCCTTGGCTGGGGTTCCCGGTCGGGGTGGCGGCGATGCCCGGGGCGGAACTGCCTGCTCCGAATTTGGGGTTGTTGGCGTTGTTTTTTCTCAAGGTGGGGGCGGTTTTATTTGGGGGCGGTTATCTGCTGATCGCCTTCATTGAAAATGATTTGGTGAATCGCTACGGTTGGCTGACCCAACAACAGCTATTGGATGCGATTGCGGTGGGGCAATTTACGCCCGGGCCGGTGTCCTCCACTGCTAGTTTTATTGGGTTTCAAATCGCTGGGTGGGCGGGGGCGGTGGTGTCAACGGTGGCAATTTTCCTGCCTTCGTTTGTGTTTGTGGCACTGTTGCATCCGATTTTGCTCTGGTGTCGGCGCACAGCTTGGACGGGGGCGTTTTTGGATGGGTTGAATGTGGGGGCGGTGGCATTGATTGGAGTGGTAGCAGTGCGTTTGGGTTGGCAGATGGGGGTGGGGTCTTTTACGATGACCGTGGGGCAGGGGGTCTGGGTGCTGGGCATTGCGATTTTGAGTGGAATTCTATTATTTCGGGGGTGGGTGGCGGCGCCCTGGTTGATTGGTTTGGGCGCAGTTTTGGGGGTGCTGGGCTATGGGTTGGGAATCATTACCCCGTGA
- a CDS encoding hemolysin family protein, producing MNTLSALGLILVLTLISGLFAMSELAIISARKARLQQQANEGNAGAQRVLDLASNPTRMLSTIQIVITLIGILIGAFGEATLGNSLEASLTQISFLAPYASVLATLGVAIGSTYIALVVGELVPKQIGLSHPEPIAIFMAAPLDWLSRLMAPFVTVLSISAQTILTLMGIEPIQEPQVSEEEIKILIQQGTEAGTFAESEQDLVERVFRLGDQRISALMTPRPDIVWLDLEDPPSKNQQEICENSYSRFPVCQGDLDHVVGIVSAQDLLAQAIQNQPFDLTRQLSPPLYVPENTHALKVLELLRQSGSPMALVVDEYGVIQGLVTFKDILEALIGDIPSLDDEDEPGAIQREDGSWLVDGLLGIDKFQELFPIPELPENPSYHTLAGLIIDHLGHIPQVAEQFEWGGLGFEIVDMDGNRVDKVLITCPQLSK from the coding sequence ATGAACACCTTGTCTGCGCTCGGCTTAATTCTGGTTCTGACCCTCATCAGTGGTCTGTTTGCCATGTCAGAACTGGCAATTATTTCCGCCCGCAAAGCCCGCCTCCAACAACAGGCGAACGAGGGTAATGCCGGTGCCCAAAGGGTTTTGGATTTAGCCAGCAATCCGACCCGTATGCTCTCCACCATTCAAATCGTGATTACCCTCATCGGTATCCTGATTGGGGCTTTTGGGGAAGCGACCCTCGGCAACAGTTTAGAGGCTAGTTTAACCCAAATTTCCTTCCTGGCACCCTATGCGTCTGTCCTGGCGACTTTAGGGGTAGCCATAGGCAGTACCTACATTGCTCTAGTGGTGGGGGAATTGGTACCCAAACAGATAGGTTTGAGCCACCCGGAACCCATTGCCATTTTCATGGCCGCCCCCCTGGATTGGTTATCACGGCTGATGGCACCCTTCGTGACCGTCCTCAGCATTTCGGCGCAGACCATTCTCACCCTGATGGGGATTGAACCCATCCAAGAGCCGCAGGTTTCCGAGGAAGAAATTAAAATTCTCATCCAACAGGGTACGGAAGCGGGTACCTTTGCCGAATCGGAACAGGACTTGGTCGAGCGGGTGTTTCGGTTGGGGGATCAACGGATTAGTGCCCTGATGACCCCCCGCCCGGATATTGTCTGGCTGGATTTGGAAGACCCGCCCAGTAAAAATCAGCAGGAAATCTGCGAAAATAGTTACTCCCGTTTCCCCGTGTGCCAAGGGGATTTAGACCATGTGGTGGGGATTGTTTCTGCCCAGGATTTATTGGCGCAAGCGATTCAAAATCAACCCTTTGACCTCACCCGTCAACTCAGCCCGCCCCTCTATGTGCCAGAAAATACCCATGCCCTGAAGGTGCTGGAACTCCTGCGCCAGTCCGGCTCGCCCATGGCTTTGGTGGTGGATGAATACGGGGTAATTCAGGGATTGGTGACCTTTAAGGACATTTTGGAAGCCCTGATTGGGGATATTCCCTCGCTGGATGATGAGGATGAACCGGGGGCAATCCAACGGGAAGACGGCTCTTGGTTGGTGGATGGACTGTTGGGCATTGACAAATTTCAGGAATTATTTCCCATTCCCGAATTGCCAGAAAATCCCTCTTATCACACCCTCGCCGGGTTAATTATTGACCATTTAGGGCATATTCCCCAGGTGGCGGAGCAGTTTGAATGGGGTGGGCTGGGGTTTGAGATTGTGGATATGGATGGCAATCGGGTGGATAAGGTTTTAATTACCTGCCCCCAGTTGTCCAAGTAG
- a CDS encoding DUF6262 family protein, which translates to MARGNREKQTETLRQAQQQRKEQKRQQVFEAVRTLQQQGKTITFAAIARVAQVSISYLYKWPEVKDYIQSLREEQSHQLAPLPQEAEPGPYSLKTLHEVARKRIKELEAEIQELKRQNELYRGHVAEIFELRDEVERLRELLRQFTEPRPTSKVVALQAVAPSTASDIDPDIVQKLETLGVKLGVRLQREIKQHKPEKVMLAIEAFEQYRSQHVVENPAGCLLQMIRDGAEPNVPLEAPVPEMDEFDRWYAEAIAQGFCLDIPRRYLSTMGTEPLVKVVDKSRSEGYQVMPWREAREYQKSLRRGR; encoded by the coding sequence ATGGCTAGAGGCAACCGTGAGAAGCAGACTGAAACGCTCCGCCAGGCACAACAGCAACGCAAAGAGCAGAAGCGGCAACAGGTGTTTGAGGCGGTACGGACGCTCCAGCAACAGGGCAAGACCATCACCTTTGCAGCTATTGCTCGTGTTGCTCAAGTTTCTATCAGCTATCTCTACAAATGGCCGGAAGTCAAGGACTACATTCAGTCGCTTCGCGAGGAACAATCTCATCAGCTTGCCCCCTTACCTCAAGAAGCTGAACCTGGGCCATACAGCCTCAAGACCCTGCATGAGGTCGCCCGCAAGCGTATCAAAGAGCTAGAGGCTGAGATTCAGGAGCTAAAGCGCCAGAACGAACTGTACCGAGGGCATGTTGCGGAAATCTTTGAGTTGCGCGATGAGGTAGAACGCTTGCGGGAGTTGTTGCGGCAGTTCACTGAGCCTCGCCCCACCTCCAAGGTTGTGGCACTCCAAGCGGTAGCCCCCAGCACCGCCTCAGACATTGATCCAGACATTGTACAGAAGCTAGAAACTTTGGGTGTAAAGCTCGGTGTACGCCTCCAGCGTGAGATTAAGCAACACAAGCCAGAGAAAGTCATGCTGGCAATTGAAGCCTTTGAGCAGTACCGCTCGCAGCATGTGGTGGAGAACCCTGCGGGTTGCCTCCTACAGATGATTCGAGATGGGGCGGAACCGAACGTACCCTTGGAGGCACCTGTACCTGAGATGGATGAGTTTGACCGCTGGTACGCTGAGGCCATTGCTCAGGGATTCTGCCTTGACATCCCCCGCCGCTACCTAAGCACGATGGGAACGGAGCCTTTGGTTAAGGTAGTGGATAAGAGCCGTTCTGAGGGCTATCAAGTCATGCCCTGGAGGGAGGCTAGAGAGTATCAAAAGAGCTTACGTCGTGGAAGATAG